The Aurantiacibacter arachoides genome window below encodes:
- the ychF gene encoding redox-regulated ATPase YchF, giving the protein MGFRCGIVGLPNVGKSTLFNALTETQAAQAANYPFCTIEPNVGQVAVPDERLEKIAAIAKSAKVIPTQLGFVDIAGLVKGASAGEGLGNQFLGNIREVDAIVHVLRCFEDDDIQHVSNRVDPIADAEVVETELMLSDLESLEKRVDNAARRATAGDKEAKALASVLGQALSLLKEGKPARLTEPKDDEEARLFAQAQLLTAKPVLYVCNVAEEDAAEGNALSAQVFAKAAAEGAEAVVVSAAIEAELVAMETDDRGEFLAELGLTESGLARVIRAGYKLLGLKTFFTAGPKESRAWTFPAGARAPQAAGEIHTDFERGFIRAETIAYDDYIGLGGESGAKDAGKLRQEGKEYLVQDGDVMLFKFNV; this is encoded by the coding sequence ATGGGATTCCGCTGTGGGATCGTGGGCCTGCCCAATGTCGGCAAGTCGACCCTGTTCAACGCCCTTACCGAAACGCAGGCTGCGCAGGCTGCGAACTATCCGTTCTGCACGATCGAGCCCAACGTCGGCCAGGTCGCCGTGCCGGATGAACGGCTGGAGAAGATCGCCGCCATCGCCAAGAGCGCCAAGGTCATCCCCACCCAGTTGGGCTTCGTCGACATCGCCGGGCTGGTAAAGGGCGCGAGTGCGGGTGAGGGATTGGGCAACCAGTTCCTGGGCAACATCCGCGAGGTGGACGCCATCGTCCACGTGCTGCGCTGCTTCGAAGACGACGACATTCAGCATGTCAGCAACAGGGTCGATCCGATCGCAGATGCCGAGGTGGTGGAGACGGAATTGATGCTGTCCGACCTCGAAAGCCTGGAAAAGCGCGTGGACAACGCCGCACGCCGGGCGACCGCGGGCGACAAGGAAGCCAAGGCGCTGGCCAGCGTGCTGGGCCAGGCGCTGTCCCTGCTCAAGGAGGGCAAGCCCGCTCGCCTGACCGAGCCGAAGGACGACGAGGAAGCACGCCTGTTCGCACAGGCGCAGCTGCTCACCGCCAAGCCGGTGCTGTATGTGTGCAACGTGGCCGAGGAAGACGCGGCCGAAGGTAACGCGCTGTCCGCCCAGGTCTTCGCGAAAGCCGCCGCCGAGGGGGCAGAGGCCGTCGTGGTATCTGCCGCGATAGAGGCTGAACTGGTGGCGATGGAAACGGACGACCGTGGTGAGTTCCTGGCCGAGCTGGGCCTCACCGAAAGCGGCCTCGCCCGGGTGATCCGCGCGGGTTACAAGCTGCTCGGCCTCAAGACCTTCTTCACCGCCGGCCCCAAGGAATCCCGTGCCTGGACGTTCCCGGCAGGTGCCAGGGCACCGCAGGCAGCGGGCGAGATCCACACCGATTTCGAACGCGGCTTCATCCGTGCCGAAACCATCGCCTATGACGATTACATCGGCCTGGGCGGCGAGAGCGGTGCGAAGGATGCGGGCAAGCTGCGGCAGGAGGGCAAGGAATACCTCGTCCAGGATGGCGACGTGATGCTGTTCAAGTTCAACGTCTAG
- a CDS encoding DUF2167 domain-containing protein, giving the protein MTIARNLLAIAAALSLSAPAHAQGEDGLRPQTGAVVLEQAQARMELGRDYAFYGPADTRRILVDIWGNPPAEADGVLGLVMPAGSSPREKSWGAVVTWEPIGWVSSEAMRSADTDALLARMQGETLRANDARRARGFPAVTLIGWAQAPRHDSVRHSVTWGRELAFADGGPNGLHYDLRLLGRRGVLSLDIVGEIDQLGEIRAAADDLATRVSFDPGARYADFDAQRDEAAGYGIAGLIATGAGVAVAKNVGLLAMLAKFAQPIGVALLVLAAALATPIRRWFRRRRNEPARR; this is encoded by the coding sequence ATGACGATTGCGCGCAATCTCCTGGCCATCGCCGCTGCCCTCAGCCTGTCAGCCCCTGCCCACGCGCAGGGAGAGGACGGCCTGCGCCCGCAAACGGGGGCGGTCGTGCTGGAGCAGGCGCAGGCGCGGATGGAACTGGGGCGCGATTACGCCTTCTACGGCCCCGCTGACACCCGCCGTATCCTGGTCGATATCTGGGGCAATCCTCCAGCCGAGGCTGATGGCGTGCTGGGGCTCGTCATGCCTGCCGGCAGCAGCCCGCGGGAGAAGTCATGGGGCGCGGTGGTGACGTGGGAGCCGATCGGCTGGGTATCCAGTGAGGCCATGCGCAGCGCGGACACCGACGCCCTGCTCGCACGGATGCAGGGCGAAACGCTGCGCGCCAACGATGCCCGCCGGGCGCGGGGCTTTCCTGCGGTGACACTGATCGGCTGGGCGCAGGCGCCGCGACACGACAGCGTGCGCCATTCGGTCACCTGGGGCCGCGAACTGGCATTCGCCGATGGCGGCCCCAACGGCTTGCATTACGATCTGCGCCTTTTGGGCCGGCGCGGCGTGCTCAGCCTCGATATTGTCGGCGAGATCGACCAGCTCGGGGAAATCCGCGCAGCCGCCGACGATCTCGCGACGCGGGTCAGCTTCGATCCCGGCGCGCGGTACGCCGATTTCGACGCGCAGCGGGACGAGGCCGCAGGCTACGGTATTGCCGGGCTGATAGCGACGGGTGCCGGTGTCGCGGTGGCCAAGAACGTCGGCCTGCTGGCGATGCTGGCAAAGTTTGCGCAACCGATCGGTGTCGCGCTTCTGGTGCTTGCCGCCGCGCTCGCAACCCCCATTCGGCGCTGGTTTCGCCGCCGAAGAAACGAGCCGGCTAGACGTTGA